Genomic segment of Candidatus Obscuribacterales bacterium:
GTAACGTTTTGCTATGAGACGGTTGGGACTCAAGGTGTGAGGTTGACGTTTTCAGCACAGATCAGTTACCTTCTAGGCATATAGATTTTTCAGCTTCACACAGGTATTGAACGTCATGGCACGTCCCGCCGCTCGATTTTATGGTTGGTTTATCAAGGTTCACTTGGAGTGAGTCCATCTTTTCATGGAACCTCGAAGTGAACCGCAAGCGCAACGCCTGCGGTTTTTTGTTTTCTATCCACCGTCACCCACGATTCATCCCATGCTCTCCTTCCCATCCTTGTTTAACACCTACTTTTTTTGGCCCCGATCCTCCTCCGGGTGACTTAGCCATGCGCTTATTCACAAACCCGGAGCCCCCTAGGTTCCGGGTTTTTTGTTGGTCATCCCCCGTCCCGATCGCTTACGGATTCATCCTCAATCTACGGAACTTCAACCCATGTCAAATCCCATGCACCAAGCTACCCTCGCCGCTAAAGCCCACGCCGATCATCGCTCCATCATTGCTCTGTCGGACACCGTTTCGGTCGGCGGAGAGCCCCTGCTGATCGTGGGTGGCCCCTGCGCCGTGGAAAGCCTTGCCCAGATGGAAGCGGTGGCCAGTCGCCTAGCCACGGCACCTGTCCAAGCCCTGCGCGGCGGCGTCTACAAACCCCGCACCTCGCCCTACTCCTTCCAAGGTATGGGGCAAGAGGGCCTAGAGATTTTATCCAGCGTGCGCGATCGCTACGGCCTGCCTGTGATCACCGAAGTGATGGCGATCGCCCAAATCGAAGCGGTGGCAGCCCATGCTGATGTGCTGCAAATTGGTAGCCGCAATATGCAAAACTTCGACTTGCTGAAAGCCGTGGGCACGGTGAACAAGCCCGTCGTCCTGAAGCGAGGTTTAGCCGCCACCCTAGAAGAATTCGTCATGGCCGCTGAATATATTCTCAGCCACGGCAATCCCAACGTCATCCTTTGTGAACGGGGGATTCGCAGCTTCGATTCTTACACCCGTAATGTTTTGGACCTCGGTACCGTGGTGGCGCTGAAGCAACTGACCCATCTACCAGTGCTCGTCGATCCCAGCCATGCGGCCGGCAAGCGTGAACTGGTGGCTGACCTGTCCCGTGCGGCGATCGCCTGTGGAGCCGATGGTCTAATGGTGGAATGCCATCCCCAACCGGAGCAATCCGTCTCCGATGCACGGCAGTCCCTGTCCTTAGACGAGATGGTAGACCTGGTCAATAACCTGCGGGCGATCGCCACGGCTGTGGGCCGCTCCATTGCCACTGTTGAACCCATGCCTCACCTCACGTTGGTCTAACAAGCCAACCTTTTTTATGGCTAATCCTGTCCGATCTCTGGGGACTGGTTCCTAGAGATCGGACTGCAGGTGCTCAATACCGATACACTGTTAGCAGTTTTGATGCGCAGTCTTGAGTAGGTGGTCATCCAGTATGAGCGATCGCACCCGACAATTTGGGCCAGGCTTTGCCTCAACCTTCATGTATTACTTCGTCGCTACCGCCTTTGTCACCACGTTTATGGCATCGCGGGTGCTGAGTATCACCATCTCCACCGGATTGCCCCAGCAGCTAGGCTTGGTAGTAGGACTGTTTGCTGGCGGACTGGGAGGGTATTTCAACCGCACCATTGAGTTTTCCATGACGGCCGCCAAACCCGCCAAGGTGATGAAGGAGTTGGAGGGCAAGCTAGCCGATATGGGGTACAAAAAGGTTGAAGCACCCCGAGGACTGGACGAC
This window contains:
- the aroF gene encoding 3-deoxy-7-phosphoheptulonate synthase, with amino-acid sequence MVIPRPDRLRIHPQSTELQPMSNPMHQATLAAKAHADHRSIIALSDTVSVGGEPLLIVGGPCAVESLAQMEAVASRLATAPVQALRGGVYKPRTSPYSFQGMGQEGLEILSSVRDRYGLPVITEVMAIAQIEAVAAHADVLQIGSRNMQNFDLLKAVGTVNKPVVLKRGLAATLEEFVMAAEYILSHGNPNVILCERGIRSFDSYTRNVLDLGTVVALKQLTHLPVLVDPSHAAGKRELVADLSRAAIACGADGLMVECHPQPEQSVSDARQSLSLDEMVDLVNNLRAIATAVGRSIATVEPMPHLTLV